A region of uncultured Carboxylicivirga sp. DNA encodes the following proteins:
- a CDS encoding cupin domain-containing protein, protein MKTITMYSIIISSLVLFTSCSQTEQTSNKIFEKGQKVTQNFTGETWVQMLTVDGENFDAMSYNVTFAAGSRTYWHSHPGGQILYCLSGEGRYQEKDGAIRSLKAGDVVEIKPDVVHWHGAGPDLKFVHLGISTRLSEGPANWYGPVTDEEYNSQK, encoded by the coding sequence ATGAAAACAATAACAATGTATTCGATTATAATCAGTTCACTTGTGTTATTTACAAGCTGTTCACAAACAGAGCAAACATCAAATAAGATATTTGAAAAAGGACAGAAAGTGACCCAAAACTTCACCGGAGAAACATGGGTGCAGATGCTTACTGTCGACGGTGAAAACTTCGATGCTATGAGCTATAATGTCACATTTGCTGCAGGAAGTCGCACTTATTGGCATTCGCACCCAGGTGGGCAGATTCTCTATTGTCTTTCGGGCGAAGGAAGATATCAGGAAAAGGACGGAGCAATCCGATCATTAAAAGCAGGTGATGTAGTTGAAATTAAACCGGATGTGGTGCATTGGCATGGGGCAGGTCCAGATTTGAAATTTGTTCATTTGGGAATTAGTACCCGACTTTCAGAGGGACCAGCTAACTGGTATGGCCCCGTAACAGATGAAGAATATAACAGTCAAAAATAA
- a CDS encoding iron-containing alcohol dehydrogenase has product MKDFSFYNPTRIEFGKRKEENIGQYIAEYGLKKVLIVYGSDRVKKSGLFDKVVKSLNDKGIAYEELGGVISNPVLSKVYEGVELAKSAKVEAVLGIGGASVLDSSKSIAAGAVYEGDVWDFFTFKAVPDKALKIFSIMTLAASGSEMNNYAVVTKEDDKAKLNLAGLATFPTVSVINPELQATVTKEYLAYSAADIFAHSLDMYLTATYLPEYVAGYVENILKTVMRTTEILLEDADNYEARGEFAWAATNALNFTTFCGIENNRFDTHFIEHTMSAEYNIAHGAGLSIVVPAWMKWQKNLLPERFKRFAKEIFNLDTADEGIEALKNWYTKIGAPVTLKEGNIPEEGVAMMVEKLFAIAQMMGAGALYSKEMLSTVFENAR; this is encoded by the coding sequence ATGAAGGATTTTAGTTTTTACAATCCTACCAGAATTGAATTTGGTAAAAGGAAAGAGGAAAATATTGGACAATACATTGCTGAATATGGTCTGAAAAAAGTATTAATTGTTTATGGTTCAGATCGTGTTAAAAAGAGTGGATTGTTCGATAAAGTGGTAAAATCACTTAATGATAAAGGCATTGCCTACGAAGAACTCGGAGGAGTTATTAGTAATCCGGTTTTAAGCAAGGTATATGAAGGTGTTGAGTTGGCTAAAAGTGCAAAAGTAGAAGCTGTTTTAGGTATTGGAGGCGCTTCTGTGCTGGATAGTTCAAAATCGATTGCTGCAGGCGCAGTTTACGAAGGCGATGTTTGGGACTTTTTTACCTTTAAAGCAGTTCCGGATAAGGCTTTGAAAATATTCTCCATTATGACTCTGGCTGCATCGGGTAGTGAAATGAATAACTATGCCGTTGTAACCAAAGAGGATGATAAAGCAAAATTAAACCTTGCCGGTTTGGCAACATTTCCAACAGTTTCAGTCATAAACCCTGAATTGCAGGCTACTGTTACAAAAGAATATCTGGCATACTCAGCCGCTGATATTTTTGCACATAGTTTAGATATGTATCTAACTGCTACTTATTTGCCTGAATACGTTGCAGGTTACGTTGAAAATATTCTTAAGACGGTTATGCGCACTACTGAGATTTTATTGGAAGATGCGGATAATTATGAGGCACGCGGTGAGTTTGCATGGGCTGCAACAAATGCCTTAAATTTTACCACTTTTTGTGGGATAGAAAATAATCGTTTCGATACGCATTTTATTGAACATACCATGTCGGCAGAATATAATATTGCTCATGGTGCAGGTTTGTCAATTGTTGTTCCTGCCTGGATGAAATGGCAAAAGAACCTATTACCTGAACGCTTTAAACGTTTTGCCAAAGAGATATTCAATCTTGATACGGCTGATGAAGGGATAGAGGCATTAAAAAATTGGTATACAAAAATTGGAGCACCGGTAACCTTAAAAGAAGGTAATATTCCGGAAGAAGGTGTTGCAATGATGGTTGAGAAACTATTTGCCATTGCACAAATGATGGGAGCCGGGGCATTATATTCGAAAGAAATGCTGTCGACTGTATTTGAAAATGCCAGATAA
- a CDS encoding MalY/PatB family protein has product MTYDFDEIINRRGTNSYKWDSVNKADMIPMWVADMDFKTAPSIIDALSQRVQHGVFGYAKVPDDYYEAVISWFRRRHLLAIEKDWIIYTTGVVPAVSATILALTTPGDKVLVQEPVYNCFFSSIRNNQCEIVSNDLLYSNGTYSIDFEDLEHKASDTEVKLMLLCNPHNPVGRVWTKQELKRVGEICFRNDVLVIADEIHCDLVYAGHKHIPFASLGQQFMENSVTCTAPSKTFNLAGLQVANIFAYSAEIRSKIDKAININEVCDINPFAIEGLKAAYSILESEHWLDELKEYLWTNYLFVQDFFQQHLPHLSILPLEATYLLWIDCTKLPITSDELAVKMLKEENIQINEGTIYGKAGEGFIRINIACPRAVLKEGLNRMKKVFDQLPV; this is encoded by the coding sequence ATGACATATGATTTTGATGAAATAATTAATCGCAGAGGAACAAACTCCTATAAATGGGATTCTGTCAATAAAGCTGATATGATTCCAATGTGGGTGGCTGATATGGATTTTAAAACAGCTCCGTCAATTATTGATGCATTATCTCAACGTGTACAACACGGTGTTTTTGGCTATGCAAAGGTTCCGGATGATTATTATGAAGCCGTTATAAGTTGGTTTAGACGAAGACATCTTCTGGCAATTGAAAAAGACTGGATAATTTATACAACGGGGGTTGTACCAGCTGTATCAGCAACCATACTGGCATTAACTACTCCCGGAGATAAAGTACTGGTGCAGGAGCCGGTCTATAATTGCTTTTTCTCATCAATCAGAAATAATCAATGTGAAATAGTTTCGAATGATTTATTGTATTCAAACGGGACCTACTCCATCGATTTTGAAGATCTGGAACATAAAGCATCTGATACTGAAGTTAAACTGATGCTTTTATGTAATCCTCATAACCCGGTGGGTAGGGTGTGGACAAAACAGGAGCTGAAACGAGTTGGTGAGATTTGTTTTCGAAATGATGTATTGGTGATTGCTGATGAAATTCACTGTGATTTAGTATATGCAGGGCATAAACATATTCCCTTTGCTTCTTTAGGACAGCAATTTATGGAAAATTCAGTTACCTGTACTGCCCCCAGTAAAACATTTAACCTGGCCGGCTTACAGGTGGCGAACATCTTTGCTTATAGTGCCGAAATCCGAAGTAAGATAGATAAAGCTATTAATATTAATGAAGTTTGCGATATCAACCCATTTGCTATAGAAGGATTAAAAGCTGCATATTCCATTTTGGAGTCAGAGCATTGGTTGGATGAATTGAAAGAATACTTATGGACTAATTACCTTTTTGTCCAAGATTTTTTTCAGCAACATTTACCTCATTTATCCATTTTGCCTTTGGAAGCAACTTATTTATTATGGATCGATTGCACTAAACTTCCGATAACATCTGATGAATTGGCAGTAAAAATGCTGAAGGAAGAAAATATTCAAATCAATGAAGGAACAATCTATGGTAAGGCAGGTGAAGGTTTTATTCGGATAAATATTGCATGTCCCAGAGCTGTATTAAAAGAAGGATTAAATCGTATGAAAAAGGTGTTTGATCAATTACCCGTTTAA
- a CDS encoding DUF3737 family protein, translating to MKNMVLIQDEEFGGERPLFASSNVELNNVRFNPGESALKECEIIKVNSCVFDCKYPFWHNQNTIIKNSLFTPMGRAAIWYGKDIRMVQTHVDAPKMFREIDGLYLDNVELSDALECIWWCRNIEVKNTKIKNGDYIFKSSENITVDNLRLQGNYSFQYCKNVVIRNSHISSKDAFWNTENVTVYDSVIEGEYLGWHSKNLRLVNCKINGTQPLCYAHNLVMENCLMLEHADLAFEYSTLKAVINSHITSVKNPGKGEITAESIGEIIIDANCKNPGECNIRVSNAVNV from the coding sequence ATGAAGAATATGGTTTTGATACAAGACGAAGAATTTGGAGGAGAGCGACCTTTATTTGCTTCATCAAACGTGGAATTGAATAATGTAAGATTTAATCCTGGCGAATCAGCTTTAAAAGAATGTGAAATTATAAAGGTTAATAGCTGTGTGTTTGATTGTAAATATCCTTTCTGGCATAACCAAAACACCATCATTAAGAATTCCCTTTTTACACCAATGGGTAGGGCTGCCATCTGGTATGGAAAAGATATTCGTATGGTTCAAACGCATGTAGATGCTCCAAAGATGTTTCGCGAAATTGATGGATTATATCTTGATAATGTCGAACTGTCTGATGCACTTGAATGTATTTGGTGGTGCCGAAATATTGAAGTTAAAAATACAAAGATCAAAAACGGAGATTATATTTTTAAAAGTAGTGAGAATATTACTGTTGATAACCTGCGATTACAAGGCAATTATTCATTTCAATATTGTAAAAATGTCGTAATTCGGAATTCTCATATTAGTTCTAAAGATGCCTTCTGGAATACTGAAAACGTAACTGTATATGATTCTGTAATTGAAGGGGAGTATTTAGGTTGGCATTCCAAAAATCTACGTCTGGTTAATTGTAAAATAAACGGAACACAGCCCCTTTGTTATGCGCATAATCTGGTTATGGAAAATTGTTTAATGCTCGAGCATGCTGATCTGGCATTTGAATACAGCACTCTGAAGGCAGTAATTAATAGTCACATAACCAGTGTTAAAAACCCGGGTAAGGGTGAAATTACAGCTGAGAGTATTGGTGAAATTATTATCGATGCAAACTGTAAAAATCCGGGTGAATGTAATATTAGAGTTAGTAACGCAGTTAATGTCTGA